The genomic DNA AGGGCCGCGAGGGCCGCGAGGATGGCGGCCCAGAGGCACCCCATGTGGAACGAGGAGAACTGCCGCATGGATCGACCTCCCGTCGGGATCCCCCGTAGGGAGCGTAGCGAACCGCATCTGCCCAGGCAAAAGCCAAGTTCACCGGAGGTGGACGGAGGAGTATCCTTCTCTCTTGAACGCCGCGCCTCGCGGCGCGAAGGAGGCTCCCACCCGGATGGCTGGCAAGAAGGAAGGACCGGACCGGAATCCGCCCCTCTCCGATGAGGTCATGGACCGCATCGACAGCGCATGGGACGCGCTGGAGAAGGGGGATATCGAGACCGCGAGCACCGAGGCCGAGGATCTCATGGAGGAGACCGAGGGGCATCCCGAGGTTCGCTTTCTGCTCGGCGCAGCCCTTCTCGAGAGCGGACATCCGGTTGAGGCCCTGGAGCACCTCGAGTCCGCCGAGGGACGGGTGGACAGCTCCAACGTCCATGTCTTCTACCTCGCCTCGGCGATGCTCGAGCTGGCGCGGTTCGACGAAGCCGAGGGGCTCTTCCGTCAGGTGATCGCCATGGACGAGGATCCCGCCCCCGCGCAGTTCGGGATCGCTCAAGCCCTGGAGCACCTTGGAAGGTACACGGAGGCCGAGGGCTTCTACGATCTGGCCCACCGCTCCGATCCGGTAGCCTACCCGCTCCCCACGCGGATGAAGCGGGAGGCCTTCGAGCGCGTCGTGCGCGAGGCGGCCGATTCGCTGCCCGAGGCGATCCTCTCGCACTTGAGCGAGATCCCGATCGTCGTCCAGGACCTTCCTGAAAAGGACGTCTTGTCGGCGGAAGGGGGGGATACCGTCACTCCCGCCGTGCTCGGCCTCTTCATCGGGCCCAGCATCAAGGACAAGTCGGTCTACAGCCCTCCATCGCTTCCGCCGACCGTCTTCATCTATCAGAGGAACCTCGAGAGGATCTGCCAGACCCGCGAGGAGCTGATCCACGAGATCTACCTGACCCTCTACCACGAGATCGGGCACTACATAGGTCTCGAGGAGGATGAACTGGAGGCGCGCGGCCTCGAATAGCACCGATTCGGAGCGGGCGGGCGGATGCCTCAATCGCCGTCGCGCGGAATCAGCCCATGAGAGACGCCAGTCGGGAATCGAACCCGTCTCCGGAGAGGATCATCCGGCTCCTCGCCTTGAGGGAGCATCCTCGGGAGAGAGGGTACTTCGCCGAGACCTATCGTTCGGCCGTGGATCTGCCGTTGGCGGGCCCGGCCGCTGCCGATCGGAGAAGTCGTTCTCTCAGCACCGCCATCTACTTCCTCGTCACTCCCGACCGTCCGTCCCCGATGCACCGCCTCTCAGGCGATGAGATCTACCACTTCTATTCGGGGGATCCCGTCGAGATCCTCGTGCTCAGTGGCTCGCAGGGGAGGATTCACCTTCTCGGCAACGACCTTGATGCCGGGATGAGGCCTCAGATCGTGATTCCGGGCGGAGCCTGGCAGGGAGCGTCGGTCGCGGCCGGGGGCAGATTCGCCCTGCTCGGGACGACGATGGCCCCCGGATTCGACTACGCCGACTATGAGGCCGGAGACCCCGCCGATCTCGCGAGTCGATTCCCCGAATTCGCGTCCTGGATCGCCGCGCTCGGCGTTTCTCGATGAGCCGCCTGTCCGGCGACGTCACATGGGGGCGAATCCGCGGTCGGCGAAGTAGGCGTCCCTGAGCTCCCGCTCTATGGCCATGAACTGGCGGTGGTGGCCCTCTTCCCAGGCGACGAGATGCTCGAAGACCTTCCGCGTCTCCGGATCCTCCGCCGTCCGGGAGACCTCCTTGTAGAACTGCACGGCCTTGGCCTCGAGATCGACCGCGAGCGCCACGACGGCCATCTCGAACTCTCCCCGGCGAAGCGAGCGACGAAAAGCGTCGTCGATGATGAACTCCTCGATCTTCTCCTTGGACCGCTCGCTCGGCTCATTCTCGGCCCAGGCGCCGGTCTTCATCAGAGAGGCGTAGTGCCGCTCGAGGTAGGCCTTGTGCCCCTGCTCCTCCTCGGCGAGCATCTCGAACATCCGGCGCGCGTCCGGGTCCTCAGCCTTCGCCGCAGCGGTCTTGTAGAGCTCCTGCCCCTTGATCTCGGTGATGATCGCGGTGCGCACCGCGTCGATCGCTGTCTGCAACTGCTCCTTCGTCATGGCTCCTCCTCCGGGGATCTCCGAGTCACCAGAGCAGGATACCCGATTCGACGGGATCTCATCCAGTGCCGTTGGCCTCATTCGCGGCGCCGCAGCCTAGCCAGGCCGCGCCGAGAACGCCGGCCGAGTCGCCCAGCAAGTTCGGCCTGACGGCCGTCAGCATCTCGTCATTGAAGAGACGGGAAGGCATGTGGCGCGCGGCGCCCTCCGCAAGGGCGGGCGCGCGCGAGATCCCGCCGCCGAGGACGATGATGTCGGGATCGAGGATGTTCACGACAAGGGACAAGGCCGCGGCGAGGCGTTCCTCGTAGGAGTCGACGATCCGGCGCGCACGCGGGTCCTTCTCCCGCAGCGCCCAGACCTCGAGGGCCGCGAGCGCATCGCCCCCGGCCTCGCGATAGGCTTTCTCGACCGCCGGTCCACACAGGTAGGTCTCGATGCATCCGCGCCGCCCGCAGTAGCAGGGGGG from Candidatus Eisenbacteria bacterium includes the following:
- a CDS encoding tetratricopeptide repeat protein, whose protein sequence is MAGKKEGPDRNPPLSDEVMDRIDSAWDALEKGDIETASTEAEDLMEETEGHPEVRFLLGAALLESGHPVEALEHLESAEGRVDSSNVHVFYLASAMLELARFDEAEGLFRQVIAMDEDPAPAQFGIAQALEHLGRYTEAEGFYDLAHRSDPVAYPLPTRMKREAFERVVREAADSLPEAILSHLSEIPIVVQDLPEKDVLSAEGGDTVTPAVLGLFIGPSIKDKSVYSPPSLPPTVFIYQRNLERICQTREELIHEIYLTLYHEIGHYIGLEEDELEARGLE
- a CDS encoding cupin domain-containing protein — its product is MRDASRESNPSPERIIRLLALREHPRERGYFAETYRSAVDLPLAGPAAADRRSRSLSTAIYFLVTPDRPSPMHRLSGDEIYHFYSGDPVEILVLSGSQGRIHLLGNDLDAGMRPQIVIPGGAWQGASVAAGGRFALLGTTMAPGFDYADYEAGDPADLASRFPEFASWIAALGVSR